One Ptychodera flava strain L36383 unplaced genomic scaffold, AS_Pfla_20210202 Scaffold_33__1_contigs__length_2856901_pilon, whole genome shotgun sequence DNA segment encodes these proteins:
- the LOC139127526 gene encoding zinc finger protein 26-like: MITENLNVHVRTHTNEKQFICKVCGKCFAQSGSLTSHIRTHTNEKPYVCKVCGKGSVRSGDLKVHMRTHTKEKPFICKVCGKGFTSSGDLKVHMRTHTKEKSFICKVCGKGFSRSGILKVHMRTHTNEKPFVCKVCGNGFARCGDLKIHMRTHTEEKPFVCKVCGKGFASSGGLKVHMRTHTNDKPFVCKVCGNCFTQSGGLKVHMRTYTNEKPFVCKVCGKGFASSGGLKVHMRTHTNEKPFVCKVCGNGFARSGNLKVHMRTHTKEKPFICKVCGKGFAQSGSLKVHMRTHTNEKPFVCKVCGNGFARSGHLKVHMRTHTQEKPFVCKVCGKGFAQSGSLTSHIRTHANEKPFVCKVCGKGFVRSGDLKVHMRTHTKEKPFICKVCGKGFTSSGDLKVHMRTHTKEKPFICKVCGKGFAQSGSLKVHMRTHTNEKPFVCKVCGNGFARCGDLKIHMRTHTEEKPFVCKVCGKGFTSSGDLEVHMRTHTKEKPFICKVCGKGFSRC; encoded by the exons ATGATA ACTGAAAATCTAAATGTTCATGTccggacacatacaaatgaaaagcaattcatctgcaaagtgtgtggaaaaTGTTTTGCACAGAGTGGAAGTCTGACAtctcacatcaggacacatacaaatgaaaaaccataTGTCTGCAAAGTCTGTGGGAAGGGTTCTGTACGCAGTGGAgacctaaaagttcacatgaggacacatacgaaggaaaagccatttatctgcaaagtgtgtggaaagggttttaCATCGAGTGGAGACCttaaagttcacatgaggacacatacaaaggaaaagtcatttatctgcaaagtgtgtgggaaagGTTTTTCACGGAGTGGaattctaaaagttcacatgaggacacatacaaatgaaaagccatttgtctgcaaagtgtgcggAAATGGTTTTGCACGCTGTGGAGACCTAAAaattcacatgaggacacatacagaggaaaagccatttgtctgcaaagtgtgtggaaagggttttgcaTCGAGTGGAGGACTAAaggttcacatgaggacacatacaaatgacaagccatttgtctgcaaagtgtgtggtaattgttttacacaaagtGGAGGACTAAAGGTTCACATGAGGAcatatacaaatgaaaagccatttgtctgcaaagtctgtgggaagggttttgcaTCGAGTGGAggactaaaagttcacatgaggacacatacaaatgaaaagccatttgtctgcaaagtgtgcggAAATGGTTTTGCACGCAGTGGAaacctaaaagttcacatgaggacacatacaaaggaaaagccatttatctgcaaagtttgtggaaagggttttgcacAGAGTGGAtcactaaaagttcacatgaggacacatacaaatgaaaagccatttgtctgcaaagtgtgcggAAATGGTTTTGCACGCAGTGGAcacctaaaagttcacatgaggacacacacacaggaaaagccatttgtctgcaaagtgtgcggAAAGGGTTTTGCACAGAGTGGAAGTCTGACAtctcacatcaggacacatgcaaatgaaaagccatttgtctgcaaagtgtgtgggaagggttttgtTCGCAGTGGAgacctaaaagttcacatgaggacacatacgaaggaaaagccatttatctgcaaagtgtgtggaaagggttttaCATCGAGTGGAgacctaaaagttcacatgaggacacatacgaaggaaaagccatttatctgcaaagtgtgtggaaagggttttgcacAGAGTGGAtcactaaaagttcacatgaggacacatacaaatgaaaagccatttgtctgcaaagtgtgcggAAATGGTTTTGCACGCTGTGGAGACCTAAAaattcacatgaggacacatacagaggaaaagccatttgtctgcaaagtgtgtggaaagggttttaCATCAAGTGGAGACCTagaagttcacatgaggacacatacaaaggaaaagccatttatcTGCAAAGTATGTGGGAAAGGTTTTTCACGTTGTTGa